The Candidatus Binatia bacterium genome includes a window with the following:
- a CDS encoding AAA family ATPase has protein sequence MFRRALQLPPAGRATFFLWGPRQTGKTTLLRATYPDAFWVDLLKADEYRRYLQNPERLREELALVSPQQVVIDEVQKVPALLDEVHGLHESRGLRFALCGSSARKVRRGGANLLGGRGLRFELHGLTAAELGTSFDLDRLLNHGYLPRMVAAATPVPLLDAYVADYLREEIAAEGLVRNLPAFSTFLDVASFSDTELVSFASIARDCGVSPPAIRGYFEILVDTLLGRWLPAYTKRPKRRVIAASKFYFADVGVVNQLARRGTIQRRSELFGKAFENWVFHELCAHDAYRGTRAAFSYWRLASGIEVDFIVNDLAVAIEAKGTANVTADHLRGLRELARDHPRTGRRIVVCLEARPRRTDDGVEVLPAAEFCRQLAAGALF, from the coding sequence ATGTTTCGTCGGGCCCTTCAGCTTCCGCCCGCCGGCCGCGCGACCTTCTTTCTGTGGGGACCACGGCAGACCGGCAAGACCACGCTCCTGCGCGCCACGTACCCGGACGCCTTCTGGGTCGATCTCTTGAAGGCCGACGAGTACCGGCGGTACCTCCAGAACCCGGAGCGACTCCGGGAAGAGCTGGCCCTGGTCTCGCCGCAGCAGGTGGTCATCGACGAGGTGCAGAAGGTGCCGGCACTGCTCGACGAGGTACACGGCCTCCACGAGAGTCGGGGCCTGCGGTTTGCGCTCTGCGGGTCCAGCGCCCGCAAGGTGCGGCGGGGTGGGGCGAACCTCCTCGGGGGGCGCGGCCTGCGCTTCGAGCTCCACGGACTGACGGCTGCGGAACTGGGCACGAGCTTCGATCTCGATCGGCTGCTCAACCACGGCTATCTGCCACGCATGGTCGCCGCCGCCACGCCGGTGCCCCTCCTCGACGCGTACGTCGCCGACTACCTGAGAGAGGAGATCGCGGCCGAGGGTCTGGTTCGCAACCTGCCGGCGTTCTCCACCTTCCTCGACGTGGCGTCGTTCTCGGATACCGAGTTGGTGAGCTTCGCCAGCATCGCCCGCGACTGCGGGGTCTCGCCGCCAGCGATCCGGGGCTACTTCGAGATTCTCGTCGACACCTTGCTCGGTCGGTGGCTTCCCGCCTACACGAAGCGGCCCAAACGCCGCGTCATCGCCGCCTCGAAGTTCTACTTCGCTGATGTCGGCGTGGTAAACCAGCTGGCTCGGCGCGGCACGATTCAACGGCGCTCCGAGCTCTTCGGGAAGGCGTTCGAGAACTGGGTTTTCCACGAACTGTGCGCCCACGACGCGTACCGTGGCACGCGGGCGGCGTTCTCGTATTGGCGGCTGGCGAGCGGGATCGAAGTCGACTTCATCGTGAACGATCTGGCTGTCGCCATCGAGGCCAAAGGGACGGCCAACGTCACGGCGGACCACCTCCGCGGCCTGCGCGAGCTCGCCAGAGATCACCCCCGCACGGGCCGCCGCATCGTCGTGTGCCTGGAAGCGCGTCCGCGCCGCACCGACGACGGCGTCGAGGTGCTGCCCGCCGCCGAATTCTGTCGACAGCTGGCCGCCGGCGCGCTGTTTTGA
- a CDS encoding ABC transporter ATP-binding protein/permease: protein MPQGRHAGHFDRRFVRHLFGLTRIYWTSPEAARGAPLLALCVAMELGLVYANVRLAWANGRVFNAVQNKAWAEFVHAIGIFLGVALVVVSIATYRIYFRNILQIRWREQMTQYFLGRWMGPYAYGHRELHHRDTDNPDQRIAQDIQSFVASALGLSLSLLSAVATLVSFAGMLWTLSGTWPLRIGEREFWIPGLMMWVAIAYALVSMYLTHWVGKPLVGINFDRLRFEADFRYGLVRFRDHIEAVALARGEAVERQTAMQRFGAVVGNWWGLITKQRNLALLTSGIGQANGLVPLLVAAPAFFAGRMSLGGVTQTGIAYGQVSGALSWFVDAYQEIAAWRASIERLATFSELLDATRTEVERPDAIHVKPIAENELRLVDLSLAQADGSVLTGEMNATMLARHRVALLGPPGVVKTALFRAIAGIWPFGHGSVEMAATARAHFLANRPYLPLGTLREAVSYPDPAGTYTDAAIREVLDLFDLGALADRLDKAGSWDQQLSGDEQQRLMFARAVLHAPDWLITDDATAALDDATERRIYEVLGRRLPNATVLSITNRPSVAEYHQRRWVLQVDEHGTASLRT, encoded by the coding sequence GTGCCGCAGGGACGCCACGCCGGCCATTTCGATCGACGCTTTGTCCGTCATCTGTTTGGGTTGACGCGGATCTACTGGACCTCGCCCGAGGCGGCGAGGGGCGCTCCGTTGCTCGCGCTATGCGTCGCCATGGAGCTTGGCCTCGTCTACGCGAACGTTAGGCTGGCGTGGGCGAACGGCCGCGTATTCAACGCCGTACAGAACAAGGCGTGGGCGGAGTTCGTGCACGCCATCGGGATCTTCCTCGGCGTGGCGCTGGTGGTCGTGTCGATCGCGACCTACCGGATTTACTTCCGGAACATCCTGCAAATTCGCTGGCGGGAGCAGATGACGCAGTACTTCCTGGGCCGCTGGATGGGGCCGTACGCGTATGGGCATCGCGAATTGCACCATCGCGACACCGACAACCCGGACCAGCGCATTGCGCAGGACATTCAGAGCTTTGTGGCCAGTGCGCTCGGGTTATCGCTGTCGCTGCTGTCCGCGGTCGCCACGCTGGTGTCGTTTGCCGGCATGCTGTGGACGTTGTCGGGGACGTGGCCGTTGCGCATCGGGGAACGCGAATTCTGGATACCGGGACTCATGATGTGGGTAGCGATCGCCTACGCGCTGGTCTCGATGTACCTGACCCACTGGGTTGGTAAGCCGCTGGTCGGCATCAACTTCGACCGCCTCCGCTTCGAGGCTGACTTCCGCTACGGCCTGGTGCGCTTTCGCGATCACATCGAGGCCGTCGCACTCGCCCGTGGCGAGGCGGTGGAGCGGCAGACGGCAATGCAGCGCTTCGGTGCGGTTGTCGGGAACTGGTGGGGGCTGATCACAAAGCAACGGAACCTCGCCTTGCTGACGAGCGGCATCGGCCAGGCGAACGGGCTCGTTCCCTTGCTCGTAGCCGCCCCGGCGTTCTTTGCCGGGCGCATGTCGCTGGGCGGGGTGACGCAGACCGGGATCGCCTACGGGCAGGTGTCGGGGGCGCTGTCGTGGTTCGTGGATGCGTACCAGGAGATTGCTGCGTGGCGCGCAAGCATCGAGCGACTGGCTACCTTCAGTGAACTGCTGGACGCTACGCGAACCGAGGTCGAGCGTCCGGACGCCATCCACGTTAAACCGATCGCGGAGAACGAGTTGCGGCTCGTGGATCTGTCGCTGGCACAGGCCGACGGCAGCGTGTTGACCGGTGAGATGAACGCGACGATGCTTGCGCGCCACCGCGTCGCGCTGCTGGGTCCGCCGGGTGTCGTCAAGACAGCGTTGTTTCGGGCGATCGCCGGCATCTGGCCATTCGGACACGGGAGCGTGGAGATGGCCGCCACGGCGCGTGCGCACTTCCTCGCCAACCGGCCGTATCTGCCTTTGGGGACGTTACGGGAAGCGGTCTCCTACCCCGATCCCGCCGGTACGTACACGGACGCGGCGATTCGGGAAGTGTTGGATCTCTTCGATCTCGGAGCTCTCGCGGACCGTTTGGACAAGGCGGGGTCGTGGGATCAGCAGCTCTCCGGCGACGAACAGCAGCGGTTGATGTTCGCGCGCGCTGTGCTTCATGCGCCGGACTGGTTGATAACTGACGACGCAACAGCGGCGCTCGATGATGCGACCGAGCGCCGTATTTACGAGGTGCTCGGCCGCCGCCTCCCGAATGCGACGGTGCTGTCGATCACCAACCGGCCGAGTGTCGCCGAGTACCATCAACGGCGCTGGGTCTTGCAGGTCGACGAGCACGGGACGGCGTCTCTCCGGACGTAG